A genomic stretch from Hemicordylus capensis ecotype Gifberg chromosome 1, rHemCap1.1.pri, whole genome shotgun sequence includes:
- the KLHL41 gene encoding kelch-like protein 41, with the protein MELTEELRLYQSTLLQDGLRELLEEKKFIDCSLKAGDQSLPCHRLILSACSPYFREYFLSEQSEEKKKEVVLDNVDPIVLDMIIKYLYSASIDLNDSNVQDIFALASRFQIPSVFTVCVSYLQKRLAVGNCLAILRLGLLLDCPRLALSARDFVSDHFVQICKEEDFIQLAPHELISVISPDSLNVEKEEVVFEAVMRWVRSDKENRTKGLGEVFDCIRFRLMEEKYFKDHVEKDDIIKSNPDVMKKIKVIKDAFAGKLPEPTKNAGKSAKGEVNGDVGDEDLLPGYLNDIPRHGMFVKDLILLINDTASVAYDPTENECYLAALSEQIPRNHSSIVTKQKQVFVVGGLYVDEENKEQPFQSYFFQLDTIASEWIGLPPLPSARCLFGLGESENKIYVIAGKDLQTEESLDSVLCYDPIAIKWSEVKKLPLKVYGHATTSHNGMIYCLGGKTDDKKCTNRVFIYNSKRGDWRDLPPMKVARSMFGIAVYKGKIVVAGGVTEDGLSASVEAFDLTSNKWEVMPEFPQERSSINLVELAGSLYAIGGFAMIQLESKEFAPNEVNDIWKYDDEKKEWCGMLKEIRYASGASCLSVGLNLFKLSKL; encoded by the exons atggaacttactgaagaGCTTCGACTTTATCAATCCACTCTTCTTCAGGATGGCCTCAGGGAGCTTTTGGAAGAAAAAAAGTTTATCGATTGTTCCCTAAAAGCTGGGGATCAAAGTCTTCCTTGTCACAGACTGATTCTGTCAGCCTGTAGTCCTTATTTCCGTGAGTACTTCTTGTCTGAGCAAAGtgaggagaaaaagaaggaggTCGTTCTAGACAATGTTGACCCTATCGTCCTGGATATGATTATTAAGTACCTTTATTCTGCCAGCATTGACCTCAATGATTCGAATGTACAAGATATTTTTGCCTTGGCAAGCCGTTTTCAGATTCCCTCTGTTTTCACTGTGTGTGTTTCTTACCTTCAGAAGAGACTTGCTGTTGGTAATTGCCTGGCCATCCTTAGATTAGGTCTGCTCCTTGACTGCCCAAGACTTGCACTGTCGGCCCGTGATTTTGTGTCGGACCACTTTGTGCAGATTTGCAAAGAGGAGGACTTCATCCAACTTGCTCCCCATGAACTCATCTCAGTTATTTCTCCGGACAGCTTGAACGTTGAAAAGGAGGAAGTGGTTTTTGAGGCTGTGATGAGATGGGTGCGGTCAGATAAAGAGAATCGAACGAAAGGTCTTGGAGAAGTGTTTGACTGCATCCGCTTTCGCCTGATGGAGGAGAAGTATTTCAAGGATCATGTTGAGAAGGATGATATCATCAAAAGCAACCCAGATGTTATGAAAAAAATCAAGGTTATTAAAGATGCCTTTGCTGGGAAACTGCCCGAGCCTACCAAAAATGCAGGAAAATCAGCCAAAGGAGAGGTTAATGGTGATGTAGGAGATGAAGATTTGCTCCCTGGTTACCTAAATGATATTCCAAGGCATGGAATGTTTGTCAAAGACCTCATTCTTCTCATCAATGATACTGCTTCCGTGGCTTATGATCCCACAGAGAATGAATGTTACCTGGCAGCTCTGTCAGAACAGATTCCCAGAAATCATTCCAGCATAGTCACTAAACAAAAACAGGTCTTTGTAGTAGGAGGCTTGTATGTGGATGAAGAGAACAAGGAGCAACCTTTCCAGTCATACTTTTTCCAG CTGGATACCATTGCTTCTGAATGGATTGGTCTTCCTCCGCTGCCATCAGCCAGATGCCTTTTTGGACTGGGGGAATCGGAGAACAAAATCTATGTCATTGCAGGCAAGGACCTCCAAACTGAGGAGTCTTTGGATTCAGTCTTATGCTATGATCCCAT AGCAATCAAATGGAGTGAGGTCAAAAAGCTCCCTCTCAAAGTGTACGGTCATGCTACCACTTCACATAATGGAATGATATATTGTCTTGGGGGAAAGACTGATGATAA AAAATGCACTAATAGAGTATTCATATATAATTCCAAGAGGGGAGACTGGCGTGATCTTCCCCCCATGAAAGTGGCTCGCTCTATGTTTGGTATTGCTGTGTATAAAGGCAAAATTGTGGTCGCAGGAGGTGTTACTGAAGATGGCCTCTCGGCTTCTGTTGAAGCATTTGATCTCACCAGTAACAA ATGGGAGGTTATGCCAGAGTTTCCACAGGAGAGAAGCTCTATCAATTTAGTTGAACTGGCTGGCTCCTTGTATGCTATTGGTGGTTTTGCTAtgattcaacttgaatccaaGGAATTTGCACCTAACGAGGTTAATGACATCTGGAA ATATGACGATGAGAAGAAAGAGTGGTGTGGCATGTTGAAAGAAATTCGCTATGCCTCTGGAGCCTCGTGTCTCTCTGTTGGCCTGAATCTGTTTAAGTTGTCAAAGCTGTAA